One genomic segment of Candidatus Eisenbacteria bacterium includes these proteins:
- a CDS encoding alkaline phosphatase family protein: MKRSGILTVLAALLLLGVLLPPIFVQLQGAGDSPPSKVVVLGFDGADARLVEQWMDEGLLPHLDRLRKEGSYSRLLPTNPPQTPVSWSTFATGLDPGRTTIFDFLKRDPRTYFPDFAMISLKEEPFLYGEKNPKILGLIAGGAVALVLFILGLIIIRRFLIVLPIALILGAAVYVFGSGFIAENIPVKKPLPVNNRQGIPFWDVAGQHQIKSTVIRVPASFPPGPYPNGRILSGLGVPDIRGTFGTYSYYTSEIFDFETNTEKGGKVIPLDVYPGVESVETFLYGPFNKLFPEPPEIDIPLSLSFDWDQKTTTIEVAGKSIQLQPGGWSDWVPLTFPINSLIKVRGISRFYLIGMEPDFKLYMSSVNFDPKDPVFDITYPSGFSKEIYDEIGYWKTLGWALDTWAMDEEVIDEDAFLHDTYDVTVAKFEEILHTFLETPDEQLYVQVFYFTDRVAHMFWRLMDTEHPAYNKELADKFGDAILVAYQKMDDIVGWTMDRLPEDGAILICSDHGFSTWKWSFNINTWLRQNGFLALKNDTDSDLKNLDDLFVSGTFWENVDWDRTRAYALGLGCIYINLLGREANGIVTPGAEYEELCAEITAKLEAFVDPETGICPVHKVFNRKDIYSDFDANLIPDLRAGNNLGYRVSWQTSLGGVPKDLFEIHTDKWSGDHCSLSPELVKGIFFSNWKFQEEREPQIGDLCPTVLNLLSVPVPDRLDSQAILLAPATP; encoded by the coding sequence ATGAAGCGTTCAGGAATATTGACCGTATTGGCGGCCCTACTCCTTCTTGGGGTTTTGTTGCCTCCTATTTTTGTACAACTCCAGGGAGCCGGCGATTCTCCGCCGTCCAAGGTGGTCGTCCTTGGCTTCGATGGGGCCGACGCGAGGCTCGTGGAGCAATGGATGGATGAAGGCCTGCTGCCCCATCTCGATCGCCTCCGGAAGGAGGGCAGTTATTCAAGGCTTCTGCCGACGAATCCACCCCAGACACCAGTCTCCTGGTCAACCTTCGCCACCGGTCTTGATCCCGGACGAACAACGATCTTTGACTTTTTAAAGAGAGACCCCCGGACCTATTTCCCTGATTTCGCCATGATCTCCCTAAAGGAAGAACCTTTCCTCTATGGCGAAAAGAATCCGAAGATATTGGGGCTTATTGCCGGCGGAGCCGTCGCGCTCGTTCTCTTCATCCTCGGATTGATAATTATCCGCCGTTTCCTGATCGTCCTTCCCATCGCCCTGATCCTTGGCGCGGCCGTCTACGTCTTCGGTAGCGGTTTCATCGCAGAGAATATCCCGGTGAAAAAACCCCTGCCGGTCAACAACCGCCAGGGAATTCCCTTTTGGGATGTCGCCGGGCAACACCAAATCAAATCGACCGTCATCCGCGTCCCCGCCTCTTTTCCCCCGGGTCCCTACCCCAACGGGCGGATACTCTCAGGGTTGGGCGTTCCCGATATCCGTGGCACCTTCGGCACTTATTCTTATTACACATCCGAGATATTTGATTTCGAAACGAACACAGAAAAGGGCGGAAAGGTCATTCCGTTGGATGTTTATCCCGGCGTCGAATCGGTCGAGACATTCCTGTACGGACCCTTTAACAAATTATTCCCGGAACCACCCGAGATAGATATTCCACTGTCCCTGAGTTTTGACTGGGACCAAAAAACGACAACGATAGAGGTCGCCGGAAAATCAATCCAGCTGCAGCCGGGCGGCTGGAGCGACTGGGTCCCTTTAACATTCCCGATTAACTCCCTTATTAAAGTCCGCGGCATCAGCCGGTTTTATCTGATCGGCATGGAGCCGGATTTTAAACTCTACATGTCTTCGGTGAACTTTGACCCCAAGGACCCTGTCTTTGATATCACTTACCCCAGCGGCTTCTCCAAAGAGATCTATGACGAGATCGGCTATTGGAAAACACTCGGGTGGGCGCTCGACACCTGGGCGATGGATGAAGAGGTCATAGACGAAGACGCCTTCCTTCATGACACGTACGACGTCACGGTCGCCAAGTTCGAAGAAATTCTACATACATTCCTGGAAACCCCCGACGAGCAACTTTATGTACAAGTCTTCTACTTTACCGACCGGGTCGCCCATATGTTCTGGAGGCTGATGGATACAGAACACCCGGCCTATAACAAGGAGCTCGCCGACAAATTCGGCGATGCGATCTTGGTGGCCTATCAAAAGATGGATGACATTGTCGGCTGGACCATGGATCGGTTGCCGGAGGACGGCGCGATCCTGATCTGTTCCGATCATGGTTTCTCCACATGGAAATGGTCTTTCAATATCAACACCTGGCTGCGGCAAAATGGTTTCTTGGCGCTTAAAAACGATACCGATTCCGATCTGAAAAATCTCGATGATCTCTTTGTCTCCGGCACCTTCTGGGAGAATGTGGATTGGGATCGGACCCGGGCCTACGCCTTGGGTCTCGGCTGCATCTATATCAACCTCTTGGGGCGGGAAGCGAATGGGATCGTGACGCCGGGGGCCGAGTATGAGGAGCTCTGCGCTGAAATTACGGCGAAGCTCGAGGCTTTCGTCGATCCTGAAACGGGGATATGCCCCGTCCACAAGGTCTTTAACCGCAAAGATATCTACTCGGATTTCGATGCCAACCTGATCCCCGACCTCCGCGCAGGGAACAACCTGGGGTATCGGGTCTCATGGCAAACATCCCTCGGGGGCGTTCCAAAAGACTTGTTCGAAATTCATACCGACAAATGGAGCGGCGACCATTGCAGTCTGTCGCCGGAGCTTGTCAAAGGGATCTTCTTTTCCAACTGGAAGTTCCAAGAGGAACGGGAGCCTCAAATCGGGGATCTCTGCCCCACGGTGCTCAATCTCCTCAGCGTTCCGGTTCCGGATCGATTGGACAGCCAAGCCATTTTGTTGGCTCCGGCAACACCCTGA
- a CDS encoding sigma-54 dependent transcriptional regulator, with product MSPAGPFQILVVDDEVELLKNLKDLLCDQGYLVTTAASGPEAEEKLAGSVFDLILTDLKIPPPDGLELLRRIKEKDPETAVILMTAFASRETAREAIRDGAQDYIEKPFSEMEVLYRIDRIRERWGLKNERDILARRVEALIEETSAGERMEGLIARAPIMSEIFSLARRVAATDATVLLQGESGTGKTSLARAIHAASPRKEAPFLRLNCGAIPESLIESELFGYTKGAFTGAVQNKAGLLEAADGGTLLLDEIGELPQNVQVKLLQVMEEKSFIPVGGLRPHQANVRFIAATHRNLEKAVEEGEFRADLFYRIHIFPIYIPPLRERKEDIPLLMERFLKTKQIESDRITPEAMRKLLSHSFPGNVRELENILERALILAGSQSIDPEHLPGVTSAEGKGFHSDKHLFRLPDEGLSLEALERDLIIQALEKADGNKSRAARLLGLTRRTLYSRMEKHNLKS from the coding sequence ATGAGTCCGGCAGGTCCATTCCAAATTCTGGTTGTTGATGATGAGGTGGAGCTTCTTAAAAACCTGAAGGACCTCCTCTGTGATCAGGGATATCTGGTCACCACGGCCGCATCAGGCCCTGAAGCCGAAGAGAAACTCGCCGGATCGGTTTTTGATCTCATCCTCACCGATTTGAAAATTCCACCCCCCGACGGATTGGAGCTTCTCCGCCGGATCAAGGAGAAGGACCCCGAAACGGCCGTTATTCTCATGACCGCCTTCGCATCCCGTGAAACGGCCCGCGAAGCGATCCGGGATGGAGCTCAGGACTACATAGAAAAGCCATTCTCCGAGATGGAGGTTCTCTACCGTATCGATCGGATTCGGGAACGCTGGGGTCTGAAGAATGAGCGGGATATCCTGGCCCGACGTGTTGAGGCTCTCATAGAGGAGACCTCGGCCGGTGAGCGAATGGAGGGTCTTATCGCCCGCGCCCCGATCATGAGTGAGATTTTCTCCCTTGCCCGCCGGGTGGCCGCAACCGATGCCACAGTCCTCTTGCAGGGGGAAAGTGGGACGGGGAAAACATCCCTCGCTCGAGCGATTCATGCCGCCAGCCCCCGAAAAGAAGCCCCTTTTCTTCGTCTCAATTGCGGCGCCATTCCAGAAAGTCTCATTGAATCGGAGCTCTTTGGTTACACCAAGGGGGCCTTCACCGGGGCGGTACAGAACAAGGCCGGTTTGCTCGAAGCGGCCGATGGCGGGACCTTGCTCCTCGACGAGATTGGTGAACTCCCCCAAAATGTCCAGGTCAAGCTCCTGCAAGTCATGGAGGAAAAGAGCTTCATTCCCGTCGGGGGTCTCCGACCCCACCAGGCGAATGTCCGCTTTATCGCCGCCACGCATCGGAATCTGGAGAAGGCGGTGGAGGAGGGCGAGTTCCGGGCGGATCTCTTCTACCGGATTCATATCTTCCCTATCTACATCCCCCCGTTGCGCGAGCGGAAAGAAGATATTCCCCTCCTTATGGAACGGTTCTTGAAAACTAAGCAGATAGAATCGGACCGGATCACGCCTGAGGCGATGCGGAAGCTTTTGTCGCATTCGTTTCCAGGGAATGTGAGAGAGCTGGAAAACATACTGGAGAGAGCCTTGATCCTGGCCGGAAGCCAATCGATCGACCCCGAGCATCTGCCGGGGGTGACATCAGCAGAAGGCAAAGGGTTCCATAGTGATAAGCACCTTTTCCGTCTGCCGGATGAAGGTCTCTCACTAGAAGCCCTGGAACGGGATCTCATCATCCAGGCCCTGGAGAAGGCGGATGGGAACAAGTCCCGGGCCGCACGCCTCCTCGGTTTGACGCGGAGAACACTCTATTCAAGGATGGAGAAGCATAATTTAAAATCTTGA